In a genomic window of Phalacrocorax aristotelis chromosome 8, bGulAri2.1, whole genome shotgun sequence:
- the GRPEL2 gene encoding grpE protein homolog 2, mitochondrial: protein MAARSLRRFGTVLGVPWRGSLYFRRSPCGFSTAAQQRSTGDECGPEDPHDEPKHPLSDCALQHKAIKLEEQVRDLTERYRKALADSENVRRRTQKFVEDAKLFGIQSFCRDLVEVADILEKTAESAAEEAEPSNPNTTLKKIYEGLSLIEAKLQSVFAKHGLQKMNPVGGKYDPYDHEIVCHVPAEGMQPGTIALVTQDGYKLHGRTIRHALVGVAVESQE, encoded by the exons ATGGCCGCCCGCTCCCTGCGGCGCTTCGGGACCGTCCTCGGCGTGCCGTGGCGCGGAAG TTTGTATTTCAGGAGGTCCCCATGTGGTTTCAgcactgcagctcagcagcgAAGTACAGGAGATGAGTGTGGCCCAGAAGATCCCCATGATGAGCCCAAGCATCCCCTTTCTGACTGTGCCCTACAGCACAAAGCTATCAAATTGGAAGAACAAGTACGGGATTTAACT GAGCGATACCGGAAAGCTTTGGCAGATTCTGAGAATGTCCGGAGGAGAACGCAGAAGTTTGTGGAAGATGCCAAGCTCTTTG GGATCCAGAGTTTCTGCAGGGACCTCGTGGAGGTAGCAGATATCTTGGAGAAGACTGCCGAGAGTGCCGCAGAAGAAGCGGAGCCTAGTAATCCAAATACAACCCTGAAGAAAATCTATGAAGGCCTCTCTCTCATAGAGGCTAAATTGCAAAGTGTATTTGCCAAACATGGCCTTCAGAAGATGAACCCTGTTGGTGGCAAATATGATCCTTATGACCATGAAATAGTCTGCCACGTACCAGCTGAGGGAATGCAGCCGGGCACGATAGCACTGGTGACTCAGGATGGCTACAAACTCCACGGTCGCACTATCAGACACGCACTCGTTGGTGTGGCAGTAGAATCACAGGAATGA